A window from Desulfovibrio sp. X2 encodes these proteins:
- a CDS encoding C-GCAxxG-C-C family protein, which produces MTIPGTELAAPATTQADGEIVDAVRRRAQGLYHERELLCSEAVLVAVNEIFSCGLTREQAVGMSAALPVGLGGQGCLCGALSGAAVALGLLLSSPGPSLARPLSRKAVREASAALHERFTKSHGAACCRVLTKAVKKDKRAHFEQCEGLTSWAAAEVARLALELRPSLEQVADPAAGRKAKKPFGFIKRLGLGPGLRLGPRPG; this is translated from the coding sequence ATGACCATCCCCGGCACCGAGCTCGCCGCGCCCGCCACCACCCAGGCGGACGGCGAGATCGTGGACGCCGTGCGCCGTCGCGCCCAGGGCCTCTACCACGAGCGCGAGCTGCTCTGCTCCGAGGCCGTGCTCGTGGCCGTGAACGAGATCTTTTCCTGCGGCCTGACGCGCGAGCAGGCCGTGGGCATGAGCGCCGCGCTGCCCGTGGGGCTCGGCGGACAGGGCTGCCTGTGCGGCGCGCTCTCCGGCGCGGCCGTGGCCCTCGGGCTGCTGCTCTCCTCCCCTGGCCCCTCCCTTGCGCGCCCCCTCTCTCGCAAGGCCGTGCGCGAGGCCTCGGCCGCGCTGCACGAGCGCTTCACCAAGAGCCACGGCGCGGCCTGCTGCCGCGTGCTGACGAAGGCGGTGAAGAAGGACAAGCGGGCGCATTTCGAGCAGTGCGAGGGCCTCACGTCCTGGGCCGCGGCAGAGGTCGCGCGCCTCGCCCTGGAGCTTCGCCCCTCCCTGGAGCAGGTGGCCGATCCGGCGGCCGGACGCAAGGCGAAAAAGCCCTTCGGCTTCATCAAGCGGCTCGGCCTGGGACCCGGCCTCCGGCTCGGACCAAGGCCCGGCTGA
- a CDS encoding phage regulatory CII family protein yields MNVTQILHESIVRRRGLAKQVAKALGKPYSTLLRELNPWDRGAKIGVDDLSAILRSSGDVSALRAIAEDLGYRLTPAREKKL; encoded by the coding sequence ATGAACGTGACGCAAATTCTCCACGAATCCATCGTCAGGCGCCGGGGTCTCGCCAAGCAGGTCGCCAAGGCTCTGGGCAAGCCGTATTCGACCCTGCTGCGCGAGCTCAACCCCTGGGACAGGGGGGCCAAGATCGGCGTGGACGACCTCTCGGCCATCCTCAGGTCCAGCGGGGACGTCTCGGCCCTGCGCGCCATCGCCGAGGATCTCGGCTACCGCCTTACGCCCGCGCGTGAGAAGAAGCTCTAG
- a CDS encoding rhodanese-like domain-containing protein: MALAASATHRKRLRFLLLLAAFAVAAALLAREHLSPDYADLDDTRRLTMAMAMYRDYAKDFPAVPDISAGRALYLQEAGKAVFVDLREPREREVSVIPGALTPPDFLAAWRQDPARFAGKTVVAYCTISYRSGEWIRDLEADGGKAPEVENLAGGLLAWLHAGGPLAGPDGRPTRRVHVYGAKWDLAPRGFTTVY, from the coding sequence ATGGCGCTCGCGGCTTCCGCCACACACCGCAAGCGACTGCGATTCCTGCTGCTGCTCGCGGCCTTCGCCGTGGCGGCTGCCCTGCTCGCGCGCGAGCACCTCTCCCCGGACTACGCGGACCTCGACGACACCAGACGCCTGACCATGGCCATGGCCATGTATCGGGACTACGCCAAGGACTTCCCGGCCGTGCCGGACATCTCGGCCGGGCGGGCCCTGTATCTCCAGGAGGCGGGCAAGGCGGTCTTCGTGGATCTGCGGGAGCCGCGCGAGCGGGAGGTCTCCGTCATTCCCGGCGCGCTCACGCCCCCGGACTTCCTCGCCGCATGGCGGCAGGACCCGGCCCGCTTCGCGGGCAAGACGGTCGTCGCCTACTGCACCATCAGCTACAGAAGCGGCGAATGGATCAGGGATCTCGAGGCCGACGGCGGCAAGGCGCCCGAGGTGGAGAATCTGGCCGGCGGCCTGCTGGCCTGGCTCCATGCGGGAGGCCCGCTGGCCGGGCCCGACGGGCGGCCGACGCGGCGGGTGCACGTCTACGGGGCCAAATGGGACCTGGCCCCGCGCGGCTTCACGACTGTATACTAG
- a CDS encoding DUF2914 domain-containing protein, with the protein MRAPFPLAKSPATPTFCRTIGRTIGRTIGRTLTRTVAATLCAGLLLALAAAPARAATSVTEIKISEKMDLDPHSASFREPVDGISVLPPASTAQPSFAASGLDRVYVWLRLDSDEAVHLTATWNFLPEGAKPSDMGAWQEAQKSGVDIPAGARGFRIWLLKNMDGEKSRGRWIVTLAEENGEVVCSVPFTVR; encoded by the coding sequence CCCGGCCACCCCCACCTTCTGCCGCACCATCGGCCGCACCATCGGCCGCACCATCGGCCGCACCCTCACCCGCACCGTCGCCGCGACCCTGTGCGCGGGCCTGCTGCTGGCCCTCGCGGCCGCCCCGGCCCGGGCCGCGACGAGCGTGACCGAGATCAAGATCTCGGAGAAGATGGACCTCGATCCGCACTCGGCGAGCTTCCGCGAGCCCGTGGACGGCATCTCCGTGCTGCCGCCCGCCTCCACCGCCCAGCCGAGCTTCGCCGCCTCCGGGCTCGACCGCGTCTACGTCTGGCTCAGGCTCGACTCCGACGAGGCAGTGCACCTGACCGCCACCTGGAACTTCCTGCCCGAAGGCGCCAAGCCCTCGGACATGGGGGCCTGGCAGGAGGCGCAGAAGAGCGGCGTGGACATCCCGGCGGGCGCCAGGGGCTTCCGCATCTGGCTGCTCAAGAACATGGACGGCGAGAAGTCCCGCGGTCGCTGGATCGTGACCCTGGCCGAGGAGAACGGCGAGGTCGTCTGCTCCGTGCCCTTCACCGTGCGCTAG